From one Acidobacteriota bacterium genomic stretch:
- a CDS encoding tetratricopeptide repeat protein: MSPKRRFTRKEIKKEDEFVSTIDRIYDFLVPLVIKYKRWITIGVVIAVGVTLFLTGWHYYRRSMEEKAQAMLFLPIKIYHLPVGAEAKDFRMRSDLPRFSTLPEKFQYVLDELGKVIEKYPSSDAAAQARYYQALCYFRMGKVELAIKKLKETLNSSPPKSVAILASYTLGEIYEGVGKNKEAIVYYQRVLNKGKEIIPEDEALWRIASCYINEGKGEKALPLLQRIIEKFPNSPHRDEAEKEANYISPQASLARENS; this comes from the coding sequence ATGAGTCCAAAAAGGAGATTTACTAGAAAAGAGATCAAGAAAGAGGACGAGTTCGTCTCAACTATAGACCGGATTTATGATTTTCTTGTTCCCTTGGTCATCAAGTATAAGAGGTGGATTACCATAGGGGTGGTTATAGCGGTAGGGGTTACTCTCTTTCTTACCGGTTGGCATTATTATCGAAGGAGTATGGAGGAGAAGGCGCAGGCGATGCTCTTTCTTCCTATAAAGATTTATCACCTGCCGGTAGGTGCTGAGGCGAAGGACTTCCGGATGCGTAGCGATCTCCCAAGATTTTCCACCCTTCCTGAGAAGTTTCAATATGTATTGGATGAGCTGGGCAAGGTAATCGAGAAATACCCCAGCTCCGATGCTGCTGCTCAGGCGAGGTATTATCAAGCGCTTTGTTATTTCCGGATGGGCAAGGTTGAATTAGCCATTAAGAAATTGAAGGAGACGCTCAATTCCAGCCCGCCAAAGTCGGTGGCAATCCTTGCCTCATATACCTTGGGGGAGATATATGAAGGGGTAGGAAAGAATAAAGAGGCGATAGTGTATTACCAACGAGTTTTGAACAAGGGGAAGGAGATCATTCCCGAAGATGAGGCTCTGTGGAGGATCGCCTCTTGTTATATCAACGAAGGAAAGGGAGAGAAAGCCCTTCCTTTATTGCAACGAATAATAGAGAAGTTCCCCAATTCCCCCCATCGTGATGAGGCAGAAAAGGAGGCAAATTACATATCCCCGCAGGCGTCTCTTGCTCGAGAAAATTCTTGA
- the aroQ gene encoding type II 3-dehydroquinate dehydratase — translation MGKKILFINGPNLNLLGERETDIYGTLTLSEIESRIRAFASEQGAEVEWFQSNSEGEIIERIHQAKGVFDGMVINPAALSYTSYSILDAIRAIAIPTVEVHLSNIFAREDFRWKTVTASSCLGVITGLGWRVYLYALMYLLSLGGKG, via the coding sequence ATGGGTAAGAAGATATTGTTTATCAATGGACCGAATTTAAACCTTTTGGGGGAAAGGGAAACCGACATCTATGGCACACTTACCCTTTCCGAGATTGAATCGCGGATAAGGGCTTTCGCCTCTGAGCAGGGAGCTGAGGTAGAGTGGTTCCAGTCCAATTCAGAAGGGGAGATAATAGAGAGAATACATCAAGCGAAAGGAGTATTTGATGGGATGGTGATCAATCCTGCTGCCCTCAGTTATACCTCTTACTCCATTCTGGACGCGATAAGGGCGATCGCCATTCCCACCGTCGAGGTTCATCTATCCAACATTTTCGCCAGGGAGGATTTTCGCTGGAAGACAGTTACCGCTTCTTCCTGTCTTGGAGTTATTACTGGTCTTGGGTGGAGGGTTTACCTTTACGCCCTGATGTATTTGTTATCTTTAGGGGGAAAAGGATAA
- the aroB gene encoding 3-dehydroquinate synthase, whose product MNIVITGMMGVGKTTVGRELAQRLSLRFLDLDSYIEEMIGLEIPDIFARYGESRFRELEQEACRRVAKEKDLIIATGGGTLLDRENLNLLSSSGIVITLLSSPEEALRRLRSEYLNRPLLTPDPEDNFIKLYREREPHYLRLPNRIDTTNLSPVKVVEEILKILKGEEKVLEITLEGKRSPVLIRRGAIEDVGLYIEDILKEKRVFILSDETVFPVYEKKLLNGLKRVNIDHSVFLIPPGEREKNLETAEKLYSWLIKEKANRSSLLIAFGGGVITDLGGYVASTFHRGINLVNVPTTLLAQIDAGIGGKNGVNLGEAKNQIGTFYFPGLVLIDPLLLISLDPSNMREGMIEALKAGVIGDEGLFELIRREYERVLLKDFGLLEELIIRAVRVKVDIVSRDPFEKNERRVLNLGHTFGHALEGYSDYEISHGQAVGLGMISAAKLGMILGVTQEGVLVELKKVLKGMGVPTYLRDGDPAEIVSIMEYDKKRRGKKLSFIIPKRIGKVVIMEDVGREDIIESLKEISNG is encoded by the coding sequence ATGAACATCGTTATTACTGGAATGATGGGTGTGGGTAAGACCACGGTGGGAAGGGAGCTTGCGCAGAGATTGAGCCTTCGATTTTTGGATTTGGATAGCTATATCGAGGAGATGATTGGTTTAGAGATACCTGATATCTTTGCCAGATACGGGGAGTCTCGTTTTCGGGAACTGGAGCAAGAGGCTTGCAGAAGGGTAGCTAAGGAGAAGGATTTAATCATCGCTACCGGAGGGGGGACACTACTCGACAGGGAAAATTTAAATCTGCTTTCTTCCTCAGGTATAGTTATAACCCTCCTTTCCTCACCTGAGGAAGCTTTAAGGAGGCTTCGCTCGGAATACCTCAACCGTCCACTTTTGACACCCGATCCGGAGGACAACTTCATCAAGCTCTACCGGGAAAGGGAGCCTCATTACTTGAGGCTTCCCAACAGGATCGACACCACCAACTTATCCCCGGTTAAGGTAGTGGAAGAGATATTGAAAATACTGAAGGGAGAGGAGAAGGTTTTGGAGATAACCCTTGAGGGGAAGAGATCACCTGTTCTAATAAGGAGGGGGGCTATCGAGGATGTCGGTCTTTATATAGAGGATATCCTTAAAGAGAAGAGGGTTTTTATCTTATCTGATGAGACGGTTTTCCCTGTCTACGAAAAGAAGCTTCTTAATGGGCTGAAGAGAGTAAATATTGATCACTCTGTTTTCCTCATCCCCCCTGGAGAGAGGGAAAAGAATTTGGAGACGGCGGAGAAGCTGTACTCTTGGTTAATAAAGGAAAAGGCGAACCGTTCTTCTCTCCTTATCGCCTTTGGGGGAGGGGTGATAACCGATCTCGGCGGTTATGTGGCATCCACCTTTCATCGGGGGATTAACCTGGTCAATGTACCCACCACCTTGCTCGCTCAAATCGATGCCGGCATCGGGGGTAAGAATGGGGTTAACCTCGGTGAGGCGAAGAATCAAATCGGCACCTTTTACTTCCCCGGATTGGTACTGATTGATCCCCTGCTCCTCATTTCTTTAGATCCCTCCAATATGAGGGAAGGTATGATCGAGGCACTAAAAGCGGGTGTTATCGGAGATGAGGGGCTTTTTGAGCTTATAAGGAGAGAGTACGAAAGGGTTTTGCTAAAGGATTTTGGACTACTTGAGGAGCTAATAATTAGGGCAGTAAGGGTTAAGGTGGATATCGTCAGCAGAGACCCCTTTGAGAAAAATGAGCGGAGGGTTTTGAATTTGGGCCATACCTTTGGCCACGCCTTGGAGGGTTATTCCGATTATGAGATCTCTCATGGTCAAGCGGTGGGGTTGGGGATGATCTCTGCTGCTAAATTGGGAATGATACTCGGTGTGACGCAAGAGGGGGTTCTTGTGGAGCTAAAGAAGGTCCTTAAGGGGATGGGGGTACCTACCTATTTGAGGGATGGTGATCCAGCTGAGATCGTCTCGATTATGGAGTACGATAAGAAGAGAAGAGGAAAGAAGCTCTCCTTCATCATTCCCAAAAGGATCGGTAAGGTGGTAATAATGGAGGATGTGGGGAGGGAGGATATCATTGAATCTTTAAAGGAAATATCAAATGGGTAA